In Paenibacillus sp. G2S3, a single window of DNA contains:
- the thrB gene encoding homoserine kinase translates to MSKEIAPVMSTYGVARVKVPASTANLGPGFDTLGMALPLYAWIEMEEAEETVFHLYGDEMKGVARDKSNLLYQVAQMVFAEAGVAVPEISISMYSEIPLTRGLGSSASAIIGGMVAANTMIGSPLDDAKLFDMATQLEKHPDNVGASLFGGIITAVWDGAHADYVRLEPPQDLEVLVVIPEFELETTKARGVLPTEISVSDAVYNISRTSLMTASFASGRLDLISRAMQDRLHQPYRAALIPGMEKLLAEAPSHGALGIALSGAGPTLLCLVDRQETRKHELEAFLKNTMQEHGISAQTCWLMPCTSGVTSELLQRNEMQNVSFLDMIKGEVRS, encoded by the coding sequence ATGAGTAAGGAGATTGCACCTGTTATGAGTACTTATGGAGTAGCAAGGGTTAAAGTACCTGCTAGTACTGCCAATCTTGGTCCGGGCTTCGATACTCTTGGCATGGCTTTGCCGCTGTATGCCTGGATTGAGATGGAGGAAGCAGAGGAGACAGTTTTTCATCTATATGGTGACGAGATGAAGGGAGTGGCTCGGGATAAGAGTAATTTACTCTATCAGGTCGCTCAAATGGTATTTGCAGAGGCAGGCGTTGCGGTGCCTGAAATATCTATCTCGATGTACTCTGAGATTCCGCTTACGCGTGGACTGGGCAGCAGTGCTTCGGCCATCATTGGGGGCATGGTCGCAGCTAATACGATGATCGGCTCTCCGCTCGATGATGCCAAGCTGTTTGATATGGCTACCCAGCTTGAGAAGCATCCTGACAATGTAGGAGCTTCCTTATTTGGTGGCATCATTACCGCAGTGTGGGACGGTGCTCATGCGGATTACGTTCGCCTTGAACCACCACAAGATCTTGAGGTTCTTGTGGTTATTCCTGAATTCGAGCTGGAAACCACAAAAGCACGGGGAGTGCTTCCAACAGAAATCTCAGTTAGTGATGCTGTGTACAACATCAGCAGAACTTCTTTAATGACAGCCTCGTTTGCGTCAGGTCGGCTTGACCTGATCAGTAGAGCGATGCAGGATCGTCTGCATCAGCCCTATCGTGCAGCACTTATTCCAGGCATGGAGAAGCTGCTCGCGGAAGCGCCTAGCCATGGTGCTTTAGGAATCGCACTTAGCGGTGCCGGTCCTACCCTACTGTGTTTAGTTGATCGCCAGGAGACTCGTAAGCATGAGCTTGAGGCTTTCCTGAAGAATACGATGCAAGAACACGGCATCTCTGCTCAGACTTGCTGGCTGATGCCTTGTACTTCAGGTGTTACATCAGAGTTGCTTCAAAGAAACGAGATGCAAAACGTATCATTTTTGGATATGATAAAAGGAGAAGTACGGTCATGA
- a CDS encoding Spo0B domain-containing protein, giving the protein MKSWKSAIWAVMLSVMLPLGLVYWHTSLLTCLLLGIWVAVTIAFSLIWNQRHWERELRIQENTLQQAAIRTLNHHRHDWMNDLQILYGYIQLGKPDKSVECVERIKERIALDSRIAKLGIPSLVFYIQSFRTYRTSLELEVQVEEGLQLEEKLNREAGDELTSVIMQTVRAYQYNGLAPQGETRKLRLGFIQDGGDILISFEGEGEHGNPEQLKGQIYNIVQGKIMKAEQFKPSKAYVELRLPLEM; this is encoded by the coding sequence ATGAAATCCTGGAAAAGTGCAATCTGGGCAGTCATGTTATCCGTAATGCTTCCTTTAGGACTCGTGTATTGGCATACCTCCCTTTTGACGTGTCTGTTGCTTGGAATTTGGGTAGCAGTAACGATTGCATTCAGTTTGATTTGGAATCAGCGTCATTGGGAACGGGAACTGCGCATACAAGAGAACACTCTGCAACAGGCGGCGATTCGGACACTGAATCATCATCGTCATGATTGGATGAATGATTTGCAGATTCTTTACGGATATATTCAGCTTGGAAAACCTGATAAATCCGTGGAGTGTGTGGAAAGAATAAAGGAACGCATAGCGCTTGATAGTCGTATCGCTAAGCTGGGCATTCCTTCATTGGTCTTCTATATCCAATCTTTCCGAACTTACCGGACTAGTCTGGAACTGGAAGTTCAAGTGGAGGAAGGATTGCAACTGGAGGAGAAGCTAAACCGGGAAGCAGGAGATGAGCTGACTTCAGTGATCATGCAGACCGTACGAGCTTATCAATATAACGGACTGGCTCCTCAGGGTGAAACGCGCAAGCTGCGTCTTGGCTTTATTCAGGATGGAGGAGACATTCTTATCTCCTTCGAAGGTGAGGGAGAGCATGGCAATCCCGAGCAGCTCAAAGGGCAAATTTATAATATAGTACAAGGGAAAATCATGAAAGCGGAGCAGTTTAAGCCCAGCAAGGCTTATGTAGAGCTGCGTTTGCCGCTTGAAATGTGA
- a CDS encoding ribosomal-processing cysteine protease Prp: MINVRITRSSDLGTIVGFEVKGHAGYAKRGEDIVCAGVSAVTVGTVNSIETLTGISMDTSMKNGFLSGTLSSIDDFDTSAKVQLLLESMVVMLNDIAESYGKYLQIEQVNI, from the coding sequence ATGATTAACGTACGGATTACACGATCTTCGGATCTAGGAACTATCGTTGGCTTTGAGGTAAAAGGGCACGCGGGTTATGCTAAGCGTGGCGAAGATATCGTATGTGCCGGAGTTTCGGCCGTAACGGTTGGAACCGTCAATTCGATTGAGACTTTGACCGGAATCTCCATGGATACGTCCATGAAGAACGGATTTCTAAGTGGAACATTAAGTTCCATTGATGATTTCGATACTTCCGCGAAGGTGCAGTTGCTGCTTGAATCCATGGTCGTGATGCTAAATGATATCGCAGAATCATACGGAAAGTATCTTCAAATAGAGCAAGTAAATATTTAA
- a CDS encoding homoserine dehydrogenase: protein MKPVKVGLLGLGTVGTGVVRIVEGNQEDLSSQVGSPILIERIAVNNSNKPRDIEVDPAKITTDPWDVIRDPEIDVIVEVMGGIDGTKEYILEALERGKHVVTANKDLMALHGSEILAKAQEKQCDVFYEASVAGGIPIIRTLIEGFSSDKIMKIIGIVNGTTNYILTKMSQEGASYSDVLKEAQDLGYAEADPTSDVEGLDAARKMAILGTLGFRTNVELHDVSVSGISEVSKADIAFAKRLGYEIKLLGIAERQDEEFSISVQPTLIRASHPLASVNGVFNAVYVYGEAVGETMFYGAGAGAMPTATSVVADLVAIIKNLKLGVNGLKQKVPYKQKKLKSDEDIFYKNFLLLHVDDKAGVLAKITQVFAEYDVSLDSVVQQANPNNPDAEIIIVTHNASKASMNKVLRHFKELKVIHRIKSHYRVEG from the coding sequence ATGAAGCCGGTTAAAGTAGGATTGCTGGGTCTGGGAACTGTTGGTACAGGTGTAGTTCGTATCGTGGAAGGAAATCAGGAGGATTTGAGCAGTCAAGTAGGCTCTCCAATACTCATTGAGCGCATAGCGGTGAATAATTCCAATAAGCCACGTGATATTGAGGTCGACCCTGCCAAAATAACAACAGATCCATGGGATGTTATTCGTGATCCTGAGATTGATGTAATTGTTGAAGTGATGGGTGGTATCGATGGAACGAAGGAATATATCCTTGAAGCTTTGGAACGTGGTAAGCACGTCGTAACTGCGAACAAGGATTTGATGGCGCTGCACGGTTCGGAGATTCTGGCTAAGGCGCAAGAGAAGCAATGTGATGTTTTTTATGAGGCTAGTGTTGCAGGTGGTATTCCGATTATTCGGACGCTTATCGAAGGCTTTTCTTCAGATAAGATCATGAAGATTATAGGTATTGTGAATGGAACAACTAATTACATACTAACCAAGATGAGTCAAGAAGGCGCCTCCTATAGTGATGTGTTAAAAGAAGCGCAAGATCTAGGATATGCAGAGGCTGATCCAACTTCCGATGTTGAAGGTCTGGATGCTGCCCGCAAAATGGCGATTCTCGGAACCTTAGGCTTCCGCACTAACGTGGAGCTACATGACGTCAGTGTGAGCGGGATTTCAGAAGTGAGTAAAGCCGATATTGCTTTTGCAAAGCGTCTCGGATACGAAATCAAACTGCTAGGCATTGCTGAACGTCAGGATGAGGAATTCAGTATCAGTGTTCAACCGACCTTAATTCGAGCAAGTCACCCACTTGCATCCGTAAATGGTGTCTTCAATGCAGTTTATGTGTACGGTGAAGCAGTAGGAGAGACGATGTTCTATGGCGCGGGTGCGGGTGCAATGCCAACAGCAACTTCGGTGGTAGCTGACTTGGTAGCTATTATTAAGAACCTCAAGCTGGGTGTCAATGGATTGAAGCAAAAAGTACCTTATAAGCAGAAGAAGCTTAAGAGTGATGAGGATATCTTTTATAAGAACTTCCTACTTTTACACGTTGACGATAAAGCAGGCGTATTGGCCAAGATTACTCAGGTGTTTGCCGAGTATGACGTGAGTCTTGATTCGGTAGTTCAACAAGCCAACCCAAATAATCCTGATGCGGAAATTATTATTGTTACCCATAACGCCAGTAAAGCTAGTATGAACAAAGTGCTGCGCCACTTTAAGGAACTGAAAGTCATCCACCGGATCAAGAGTCATTATCGTGTGGAAGGTTAG
- a CDS encoding Rne/Rng family ribonuclease, producing MKQMIVHCTQHITRMALLENGRLVEYAAERDQQQGLVGSYYKGRVINVLPGMQAAFVDIGQKKNAFLYVDDVLHPHLDKQPDVKPSIETLLQPGQDIVVQVRKEPSGGKGARVTTHYTLPGRWMVYMPFADYVGVSKKISRDAERSRLKGIGERLRMNEEGLIMRTVSQDEPHEAVEGDLSFLRAQWDNITRRAQTAEAPALLHRDLSIVQRFIRDAFNPQRDQLIIDSLAAVKEATAFLDDMAPDGYKPVSLYNGSESIFTAYGVQEQLHKSFSRKITLEGGATMIWDETEALTVIDVNTAQYIGGASLEETVTNTNLLAAEEIGRLIRLRDTGGIIIVDFIDMEEEIHRKMVTERLEKVICKDRTKTHILGWTRLGLLEMTRKKARHDSASFAPILCQCCGGTGKVGEWME from the coding sequence ATGAAACAGATGATCGTTCACTGCACGCAGCACATTACCCGAATGGCTCTTCTGGAGAACGGAAGGCTTGTGGAGTACGCGGCTGAACGCGATCAGCAGCAAGGGCTGGTCGGAAGTTATTATAAAGGCCGTGTGATCAACGTACTTCCAGGTATGCAGGCTGCTTTTGTTGACATTGGACAGAAGAAGAATGCTTTTTTATATGTTGATGATGTATTGCACCCTCATTTGGATAAACAGCCGGATGTGAAGCCCTCTATCGAGACGCTTTTGCAGCCTGGTCAGGATATTGTTGTACAAGTAAGAAAAGAGCCTAGCGGCGGCAAAGGTGCACGTGTAACGACCCATTATACGTTGCCTGGTCGCTGGATGGTGTACATGCCTTTTGCAGATTATGTAGGTGTTTCCAAAAAAATAAGTCGTGATGCAGAACGCAGCCGGCTCAAAGGAATTGGTGAACGCCTACGTATGAACGAAGAGGGGCTTATTATGCGGACCGTCTCTCAGGATGAGCCGCATGAAGCGGTGGAAGGTGATCTTTCTTTTTTACGTGCGCAATGGGATAACATTACACGTCGGGCACAAACCGCAGAAGCTCCGGCTCTATTGCATCGTGATCTTAGTATTGTTCAGCGCTTTATAAGAGATGCATTTAATCCACAGCGTGATCAGTTGATTATAGATTCTTTAGCTGCAGTTAAAGAAGCCACGGCATTTCTGGATGACATGGCACCTGATGGGTACAAGCCTGTAAGTTTGTATAATGGATCGGAGTCCATCTTTACAGCATATGGTGTTCAGGAACAGCTACACAAGAGCTTCAGTCGCAAGATCACGCTGGAGGGCGGAGCTACAATGATCTGGGATGAGACGGAGGCGCTCACGGTTATTGACGTTAACACCGCGCAATACATTGGAGGAGCATCGCTTGAAGAGACGGTGACGAACACTAATTTGCTTGCAGCAGAGGAGATTGGTCGTCTGATTCGTTTACGAGATACGGGCGGAATCATTATTGTTGATTTTATTGATATGGAAGAAGAAATACACCGGAAAATGGTTACCGAGCGGCTGGAGAAAGTAATTTGCAAGGATCGAACCAAAACACATATTCTCGGTTGGACAAGACTCGGTCTCCTCGAGATGACTCGGAAGAAGGCAAGACATGATTCAGCCAGCTTCGCACCTATCCTGTGTCAGTGCTGCGGAGGGACTGGGAAAGTTGGAGAATGGATGGAATGA
- the rplU gene encoding 50S ribosomal protein L21 encodes MYAIIETGGKQYKVQEGDVLFIEKLEAEDGASVTFDRVLAVSNEGGLTAGTPLVSGASVTAKVEKHGKGAKVVVYKYKPKKNYHKKQGHRQPYTKVTIEKIQA; translated from the coding sequence ATGTATGCAATTATCGAAACTGGCGGTAAACAATACAAAGTCCAAGAGGGCGATGTTTTGTTCATTGAGAAGTTGGAAGCTGAAGACGGCGCAAGTGTAACTTTTGACCGTGTATTGGCTGTTTCTAACGAAGGTGGTCTGACTGCAGGAACTCCGCTCGTAAGCGGCGCGTCTGTAACAGCTAAAGTCGAGAAACATGGTAAAGGCGCTAAGGTTGTAGTTTACAAATACAAACCTAAGAAGAACTACCACAAGAAACAAGGCCATCGTCAACCGTACACGAAAGTAACTATCGAGAAGATTCAAGCGTAA
- the rpmA gene encoding 50S ribosomal protein L27: MLKLNLQLFASKKGVGSTKNGRDSHSKRLGVKRADGQAVTGGNILVRQRGTKIHPGTNVGIGKDDTLFALVDGVVKFERWGRDRKKVSVYPVDVAPVAAALEA, from the coding sequence ATGTTGAAATTGAATCTTCAATTGTTCGCATCGAAAAAAGGTGTAGGTTCCACAAAAAACGGACGGGATTCCCATTCCAAACGTCTTGGCGTGAAACGTGCTGACGGTCAAGCAGTAACCGGCGGTAACATCTTGGTTCGTCAACGCGGAACAAAAATTCACCCAGGCACTAACGTAGGCATCGGTAAAGATGATACGTTGTTCGCATTGGTGGATGGCGTAGTGAAGTTCGAACGTTGGGGCCGCGATCGCAAAAAAGTGAGCGTATACCCAGTTGATGTCGCTCCGGTAGCAGCGGCACTGGAAGCGTAA
- a CDS encoding ACT domain-containing protein, which yields MKERYYLVREDILPDAVLKTMQVKQLLEAGDAKTVHEGVEQVGLSRSAFYKYKDGIHLIHQLERERIVTISMDLEHESGMLSKVLGSVAGHGANVLTIHQSIPLQGRANVVISVEISHLNEELGEMLDSLKDIPGVKRALIVGQG from the coding sequence GTGAAAGAACGCTATTATTTGGTCCGTGAGGACATATTACCTGATGCTGTACTTAAGACTATGCAGGTCAAACAATTGCTTGAGGCCGGGGATGCGAAGACCGTACATGAGGGTGTAGAACAGGTAGGATTAAGCCGAAGTGCTTTTTATAAATACAAGGATGGCATTCACCTGATCCATCAGCTCGAACGTGAGCGAATTGTTACGATCTCTATGGATTTGGAACATGAATCTGGGATGCTCTCCAAGGTTCTAGGATCTGTGGCGGGGCATGGGGCTAACGTGCTGACGATTCACCAGAGTATCCCGCTACAAGGACGAGCGAATGTGGTGATCTCCGTGGAAATCTCACATTTGAATGAGGAGCTCGGAGAGATGCTTGATAGCCTGAAGGATATTCCGGGAGTGAAGCGCGCCCTAATCGTTGGACAGGGATAG
- the obgE gene encoding GTPase ObgE, which produces MFVDKAKIYVKAGDGGDGIVAFRREKYVPDGGPAGGDGGRGGDVIFRVDEGLRTLMDFRYQRHFKADKGIKGRNRSQHGANADHMIVRIPPGTMLIDDDTQEVIADLTRHGQQVVVARGGRGGRGNARFATTSNKAPELAENGEEGQERYIVMELKVMADVGLVGFPSVGKSTLLSVVSAAQPKIGAYHFTTITPNLGVVDVGDGRSFVMADLPGLIEGASEGIGLGHEFLRHVERTRIIIHVVDMSGSEGRDPFEDWVLINDELKQYNAALIDRPQIVAANKMDMPESEENLIAFRERVAELRPDLEIMPISSLTRQGVQELLYRATDILDSIPVAPVVEEVSGTTERKVYKLEAENDNSFTITRDNETYVVNSPRIEKMLKRMQLSTHDAILKLARTLRHMGVDAELRKRGAVEGTIVRIGEFEFEFVENSSYY; this is translated from the coding sequence ATGTTCGTAGATAAAGCTAAGATTTATGTTAAGGCCGGAGACGGCGGGGATGGTATCGTTGCGTTTCGTCGGGAAAAGTATGTACCGGATGGTGGCCCAGCAGGTGGTGACGGTGGCCGTGGTGGCGACGTTATCTTCCGCGTAGATGAGGGCTTGCGTACGCTGATGGATTTCCGTTATCAGCGCCATTTTAAAGCGGACAAAGGGATTAAAGGACGTAACAGAAGTCAGCATGGGGCGAACGCTGATCATATGATCGTTCGGATTCCACCTGGAACCATGTTAATTGACGATGATACTCAAGAGGTCATCGCCGATTTGACTCGTCATGGTCAGCAAGTTGTTGTTGCCCGTGGGGGTCGTGGGGGTCGTGGGAATGCTCGTTTTGCAACAACATCTAATAAGGCTCCAGAGCTAGCAGAGAACGGCGAAGAGGGTCAAGAACGGTATATTGTTATGGAACTTAAGGTTATGGCTGATGTGGGACTTGTAGGCTTCCCGAGTGTGGGCAAATCTACGCTACTGTCGGTCGTATCCGCAGCTCAACCAAAGATTGGTGCATACCATTTCACTACGATTACACCGAACTTAGGTGTAGTAGATGTTGGGGATGGACGAAGCTTTGTAATGGCGGATCTGCCAGGATTAATTGAGGGAGCTAGTGAAGGCATAGGACTTGGTCATGAATTCCTACGTCACGTTGAACGTACACGGATCATTATTCACGTAGTGGATATGTCTGGTTCAGAGGGGCGTGATCCCTTCGAGGATTGGGTTCTCATTAATGACGAGCTGAAGCAATATAATGCGGCTCTAATTGATCGTCCTCAGATCGTGGCCGCGAATAAAATGGATATGCCAGAGTCAGAAGAGAATCTCATCGCTTTCCGAGAACGCGTAGCTGAGCTGCGTCCGGATCTTGAGATTATGCCAATCTCCTCGCTTACCCGTCAAGGTGTTCAGGAACTGTTATATCGTGCAACGGATATTCTTGATAGTATTCCGGTGGCACCGGTAGTTGAAGAAGTATCAGGAACAACTGAACGTAAGGTTTATAAGCTAGAAGCGGAAAATGATAACTCATTCACCATTACACGTGATAATGAAACATATGTGGTCAACAGCCCTCGTATCGAGAAAATGTTGAAACGTATGCAGCTTAGCACACATGATGCGATTCTAAAGCTCGCCCGGACTTTGCGACATATGGGTGTAGATGCAGAGCTTCGTAAACGTGGAGCTGTAGAGGGGACTATTGTCCGTATTGGTGAGTTCGAATTCGAGTTCGTAGAGAATAGTAGTTACTATTAA
- a CDS encoding SPFH domain-containing protein encodes MAIIEVVKYDGPPGIFAWKYPNQELGTWTQLIVNESQEAILFKGGQALDSFTAGRHTLSTANIPILSNIVNLPFGGKSPFTAEVWYVNKTNSMNVKWGTSAPLQLQDPKYKIMISVRSFGQFGVKVDNPRKFLLQLVGTLPQFDHDTLVNYFRGLLMSNINELISSYLVHKQISILEINAYVAEISKHIQGRLASTFLDNGLELNNFYIDSINIPDDDPATIRLKEALAKKAEMDIIGFNYQQERGFNTMEKAAGNPGNLGVGMMNTGMGLGLGMGFAGPAMDMVTRMTRGMSFDSGTTVVRQERSCSKCGVMNSVEGRFCSGCGHALESIQQSTPSGNKINCLECGHELKAGAKFCPGCGNPYRACPTCGADNPEGASSCVSCGKEMPKACGKCGEMVSPGVKFCPHCGDSLVIKCGGCGHELKPGQKFCAECGTKAG; translated from the coding sequence ATGGCAATTATAGAAGTGGTGAAGTACGACGGTCCTCCGGGGATTTTCGCATGGAAATATCCTAACCAAGAGCTAGGGACATGGACACAGCTAATCGTTAATGAATCTCAGGAAGCGATCCTATTCAAGGGCGGACAAGCGCTTGATTCCTTTACGGCAGGGCGGCATACCCTGAGCACCGCTAATATTCCTATTTTATCTAATATCGTTAATCTTCCTTTCGGTGGGAAGTCACCATTCACAGCAGAAGTATGGTACGTGAACAAAACCAATTCGATGAATGTTAAATGGGGAACAAGCGCACCTTTACAACTCCAGGATCCTAAATACAAAATCATGATTTCTGTTCGTTCCTTCGGACAGTTTGGTGTAAAGGTGGATAATCCACGTAAATTTTTGTTGCAGCTCGTTGGAACGCTTCCTCAGTTTGATCACGATACGCTCGTAAATTATTTTCGCGGCTTGCTTATGTCGAATATAAATGAACTGATCTCATCCTACCTTGTGCATAAGCAAATCAGTATCTTGGAGATTAATGCCTATGTTGCAGAGATCTCAAAGCATATTCAGGGGCGGTTAGCATCGACTTTTCTGGATAATGGTCTTGAGCTGAATAATTTCTATATTGATTCGATTAATATTCCTGATGATGATCCGGCAACGATTCGATTAAAGGAAGCTTTAGCTAAAAAAGCAGAAATGGATATTATCGGCTTCAACTACCAGCAGGAGCGGGGCTTTAACACGATGGAAAAAGCAGCAGGCAATCCTGGCAATCTTGGAGTGGGCATGATGAATACCGGGATGGGGCTTGGACTTGGTATGGGATTTGCTGGCCCGGCTATGGATATGGTGACTCGTATGACCCGAGGGATGAGTTTTGATTCAGGAACTACAGTTGTACGCCAAGAGCGCTCCTGTTCGAAGTGTGGGGTTATGAATTCTGTTGAGGGAAGGTTCTGCAGTGGCTGTGGGCATGCTCTGGAGAGCATTCAGCAAAGCACACCGTCCGGAAACAAGATCAATTGTTTGGAATGTGGACATGAACTGAAAGCTGGAGCTAAGTTCTGTCCTGGCTGTGGCAATCCTTATCGTGCTTGTCCAACCTGTGGGGCAGATAATCCTGAGGGTGCATCTTCCTGTGTCTCTTGTGGAAAAGAAATGCCTAAAGCCTGTGGTAAATGTGGAGAAATGGTATCGCCAGGGGTGAAATTCTGTCCTCATTGTGGAGACAGCTTGGTTATTAAATGCGGAGGCTGTGGGCATGAGCTGAAGCCCGGACAGAAATTTTGTGCCGAGTGTGGAACGAAAGCAGGCTGA
- the pheA gene encoding prephenate dehydratase, with amino-acid sequence MKSIAVLPQGSVSHEALLHLFNGEPVKIVHHKLISDVFLSTAGGITDYSVIPIENTIEGSVSLHIDWLINEVDLPMQAEWIFPSIQNLIAHPLEFRDTNGNKDFTKMKKILSHPVAMAQCMQFVRKHAPWAELESVGSTSEAVEIVKNNPGKGWAAIGTALGAATHGLEIVDRKVTDHNNNYTRFVLVGPQKVDLPRSSNGVKTSVLVTLPEDFPGALHQVLAAFSWRKLNLSRIESRPTKKKLGTYYFYIDVLEPIESVLLPGAIEEISALGCQVRILGSYPTYTYEEEKAEVQ; translated from the coding sequence ATGAAATCAATAGCGGTATTGCCGCAGGGCTCCGTATCTCACGAAGCGCTGCTGCATTTGTTTAACGGCGAGCCTGTAAAAATTGTGCATCACAAGTTAATTTCCGATGTCTTTCTCTCTACGGCTGGTGGCATCACTGATTACAGCGTAATCCCGATTGAGAATACTATTGAAGGCTCAGTTAGTCTTCATATTGATTGGCTCATCAATGAAGTCGATCTACCTATGCAGGCTGAATGGATCTTTCCATCGATACAGAATCTCATCGCTCACCCGCTGGAATTTAGAGATACGAACGGCAATAAGGATTTCACTAAAATGAAAAAAATCCTTTCGCATCCTGTTGCAATGGCACAATGTATGCAATTTGTTCGTAAGCATGCACCTTGGGCTGAACTGGAGTCGGTCGGAAGTACCTCTGAAGCTGTTGAAATCGTTAAGAACAATCCTGGCAAGGGCTGGGCTGCGATTGGTACTGCACTTGGCGCAGCCACACATGGGCTGGAGATTGTAGATCGGAAAGTTACAGATCACAACAACAACTACACGCGATTTGTCCTTGTCGGCCCGCAGAAGGTAGATCTTCCACGGAGCAGCAATGGTGTAAAGACGAGTGTCCTAGTAACGCTGCCGGAGGATTTTCCAGGTGCTTTGCATCAGGTCCTCGCTGCCTTTTCTTGGCGGAAGCTAAATTTATCGCGTATTGAATCACGACCAACGAAAAAGAAGTTGGGTACTTATTATTTTTATATTGATGTGCTGGAACCGATAGAATCAGTCCTGCTGCCAGGAGCTATCGAAGAGATTAGCGCTTTAGGCTGTCAGGTTCGGATTCTGGGCTCGTATCCCACATACACCTATGAGGAAGAGAAAGCGGAGGTGCAGTAA